From a region of the Alnus glutinosa chromosome 1, dhAlnGlut1.1, whole genome shotgun sequence genome:
- the LOC133881020 gene encoding pathogenesis-related protein STH-21-like, whose product MGVTSFPQEFTCPIAPARMFKALILDSSNLIPKLLPQFIKSITLIQGDGGAGSIEQVNFTEGSQFKHVKHRIDELDKGNLVCKYTMIEGDPLGDKLESIAYEVKFEAATDGGCICKMTSKYITKADFEIKEEDIKEGKDSAIGIYKVVEAYLSENPQVYA is encoded by the exons ATGGGTGTCACCAGCTTTCCACAAGAGTTCACATGCCCGATTGCCCCAGCAAGAATGTTCAAGGCATTGATCTTAGACTCCTCCAACCTCATCCCAAAGCTCTTGCCACAATTCATAAAAAGCATTACTTTAATCCAAGGAGATGGAGGAGCCGGAAGCATTGAACAAGTCAACTTCACTGAAG gtaGCCAATTTAAACATGTGAAGCACCGAATTGATGAGCTTGATAAGGGCAATCTAGTGTGCAAGTACACCATGATTGAAGGGGACCCCTTGGGTGACAAGCTTGAATCTATTGCTTATGAGGTCAAGTTTGAGGCCGCCACTGATGGGGGATGCATCTGCAAGATGACAAGCAAATACATCACTAAAGCCGATTTtgaaatcaaagaagaagatattaaGGAGGGCAAGGACAGTGCTATTGGGATCTACAAAGTTGTGGAAGCCTACCTGTCGGAGAACCCTCAAGTCTACGCTTAA
- the LOC133880975 gene encoding probable polygalacturonase, with protein sequence MKMIVALLLLLALSNAVKINGEESDGQCDNKLTLDPRPHSVSILEFGAVGDGKTLNTIAFRNAIFYLKSFADKGGAQLYVPPGRWLTGSFNLTSHLTLFLEKGAVILGSQDPSHWEVVDPLPSYGRGIDLPGGRYRSLINGYMLHDVVITGDNGTIDGQGSVWWDWYSYQSLNYSRPHLVEFISSENVVVSNLTFLNAPAYCIHPVYCSNVHVQNVSVSAPSESPYTVGIVPDSSDNVCIEDCVIDMGYDAIALKSGWDEYGIAYGRPTTNVHIRRVHLKSHSGSSLAFGSEMSGGISDVHVEQAHIYNSFSGIEFRTSKGRGGYIKRIIISDVVMESIYLAFAATGQCSSHPDDKYDPNALPLLDHITLQDVIGTNITIAGSFTGIQESPFTSICLFNVSLSITPGSPTSWVCSNVFGIAESVFPEPCPDLESSYSNSSLACFSLMHLNGKAAAL encoded by the exons ATGAAGATGATA GTGGCACTGCTCTTGCTGCTGGCGTTGAGCAATGCTGTCAAAATTAATGGAGAAGAGAGTGATGGACAGTGTGATAATAAGTTGACATTGGATCCAAGACCACACAGTGTGTCCATCTTGGAGTTTGGTGCTGTGGGAGATGGCAAAACATTGAATACCATAGCCTTCCGGAATGCCATTTTCTATCTCAAGTCCTTCGCTGATAAGGGTGGTGCCCAGCTTTATGTGCCTCCGGGAAGGTGGCTTACAGGAAGCTTCAATCTTACCAGCCACCTTACACTCTTCTTGGAAAAAGGTGCTGTCATTCTTGGATCTCAG GACCCATCTCACTGGGAAGTTGTTGATCCCTTACCCTCATATGGTAGGGGGATTGACCTTCCTGGAGGAAGGTATCGAAGCTTGATAAATGGATATATGTTACACGACGTGGTGATTACAG GTGATAATGGAACCATCGATGGCCAGGGCTCAGTTTGGTGGGATTGGTACAGTTATCAGTCTTTGAACTACAGCCGGCCCCATCTTGTGGAGTTTATATCGTCTGAAAATGTAGTAGTTTCAAATCTTACTTTCTTGAATGCCCCTGCATATTGCATCCATCCAGTCTATTGCAG TAATGTGCACGTTCAGAATGTCTCAGTCTCTGCTCCTTCTGAATCTCCTTACACCGTTGGTATAGTCCCAG ATTCTTCTGATAATGTGTGCATAGAGGACTGTGTCATTGACATGGGCTATGATGCCATTGCACTCAAGAGTGGTTGGGATGAGTATGGTATTGCTTATGGCAGACCCACCACAAACGTACACATCAGAAGGGTCCACTTGAAATCACATTCAGGCTCTTCCCTTGCTTTTGGCAGTGAGATGTCTGGTGGCATTTCTGATGTGCATGTTGAGCAGGCACATATATACAACTCATTTAGCGGTATTGAGTTTAGAACTAGCAAGGGCAGAGGTGGTTACATTAAAAGAATCATCATTTCAGATGTTGTAATGGAAAGCATCTACTTGGCATTTGCCGCCACTGGTCAGTGCAGCTCCCATCCAGACGACAAGTATGATCCTAATGCTCTCCCTCTTTTGGATCACATCACCTTGCAGGATGTGATTGGCACAAACATCACAATTGCTGGAAGCTTTACAGGGATACAAGAATCACCTTTTACTTCTATCTGTCTCTTCAATGTCTCCTTATCAATTACTCCTGGATCTCCCACATCTTGGGTATGTTCCAATGTGTTTGGCATTGCGGAATCTGTGTTCCCTGAACCTTGCCCTGACCTTGAGAGCTCATATTCAAATTCTTCCTTGGCTTGCTTTTCCCTCATGCATTTAAATGGAAAAGCTGCGGCCTTATGA
- the LOC133858892 gene encoding early nodule-specific protein 2-like: MVPELEKPRVTEINVRMDCNGCVQKIKKALHGINGIYDLYIDLPQQKLTIIGWADPEKILKAIKKTRKVVTICSHTEPTEPPAQPPEQAPDGGAPAAPDAANPPPTEAPPTEAAPPPPAEPPKDPPPPPPQETTPPPMAPDGNTSQPAHNPSGQKDVGEVHVIYHHPPDYGYRYGYGHSHGGHWPKHHNGQGLPQEPPQPISVTHSYNTYKPSTYVTEYKHVHSPPYVAEYEYVRSPPQQTYYSRMDRYSEDYHNGNNGNGNITSMFSDENPNACRIM; encoded by the exons ATGGTTCCGGAGTTGGAG AAACCTCGAGTCACTGAGATAAATGTCCGAATGGACTGCAATGGGTGTGTACAGAAGATAAAGAAAGCACTACATGGCATTAATG GTATATATGATCTCTACATTGACCTCCCACAACAAAAATTGACAATAATAGGGTGGGCAGATccagaaaaaattctcaaagccATTAAGAAGACAAGGAAAGTCGTCACCATATGTTCACACACCGAACCCACAGAGCCCCCTGCACAACCACCAGAACAAGCACCTGATGGTGGTGCACCTGCTGCCCCTGACGCAGCAAACCCTCCTCCCACAGAAGCTCCACCAACTGAAGCAGCCCCACCCCCACCAGCAGAGCCACCAAAGGACCCACCCCCACCTCCACCACAAGAGACTACACCACCACCCATGGCTCCAGACGGTAACACAAGCCAGCCAGCACACAACCCCTCTGGACAAAAAGATGTAGGAGAGGTTCATGTAATTTACCACCATCCACCTGACTATGGCTATCGATATGGTTATGGTCACAGCCATGGTGGGCACTGGCCCAAGCACCATAATGGCCAAGGGTTGCCACAAGAGCCTCCTCAACCCATCTCTGTGACACACAGCTACAACACATATAAGCCGTCAACTTATGTCACTGAGTACAAGCATGTCCACTCCCCACCTTATGTTGCTGAGTACGAGTATGTCCGGTCACCACCACAACAAACATATTACAGTAGGATGGACCGGTATAGTGAGGACTATCACAATGGAAACAATGGCAATGGGAATATCACATCAATGTTTAGCGACGAAAATCCAAATGCTTGTAGGATAATGTAG
- the LOC133880983 gene encoding uncharacterized protein LOC133880983, whose amino-acid sequence MGSSNIRDLLTSFSPSLDFLALSSGDGRIKIWDTLRGQIQTEFADITTTDDSNILTRPERGHLSVDYKCMKWLSLERKRKRKLGSSLLVLGTGSGDVLALDVSAGQLKWRVNDCHPGGVSAISSSTHGSFIYTAGADGMICEIDSLSGNLLQKFRASTKAISCMSVSSDGKILATAAAQLKIFSGSDHKKIQKFSGHPGAVRCMTFTEDGKYILSSAVGERYVAVWRISGSKKQSASCVLSMEHPAVFLDSRCIDSGEVDDSGLCVLAISEIGVCYLWFGQNIEELHNTKPTKVLLSFEDIPSISHKVTLPTIFAAKLQGITGPMSGQVFVAYGSLVKPSFQKILVHSGAVVKLSISNDGVLLPMSQSRVKSKKGLDLQNGVTALDRANAEDALLPIPKVFDSNEEKKTYKETSVGADEVMADLGDSRSQAESVEGKDDMVDLEVDTETSCLEDRLRSLGILSSGDDLTLELTVNSVIKGIDLEADIPQKKIRASVISMAPSDAYKLLRVLVAKWQSRTCSGKYVLLWIYHIFLNHGHHVMSQEPTTQMLNSLSKISKSRGAAIQPLLQLSGRLQLVMAQIDKASRNKTQILVPDDQTSESEDEDEDVDEILYGEEDDESELSSDDNN is encoded by the exons ATGGGCTCATCAAATATCAGAGATTTGTTGACATCATTTAGTCCTTCTTTGGACTTCCTTGCTCTAAGCTCTGGAGATGGTCGAATTAAAATTTGGGACACATTGAGGGGTCAGATCCAGACTGAATTTGCAGACATCACAACAACCGATGACTCAAATATATTAACGAGACCCGAAAGAGGACATCTCTCAGTTGATTATAAATGCATGAAGTGGTtatctttggagagaaagaggAAAAGGAAGCTTGGGTCCTCATTATTAGTCTTAGGAACAGGTAGTGGTGATGTTTTAGCACTTGATGTCTCTGCTGGTCAATTGAAATGGAGGGTTAATGACTGCCATCCTGG GGGTGTTAGTGCCATTTCATCTTCTACACATGGTTCATTCATTTACACTGCAGGGGCTGATGGTATGATATGTGAAATAGATTCTCTGTCAGGAAACTTGTTGCAGAAGTTCAGAGCTTCTACGAAGGCAATATCCTGTATGTCTGTTTCGTCAG ATGGGAAGATATTAGCTACTGCAGCAGCACAGTTGAAGATTTTTAGCGGTTCTGATCACAAAAAGATTCAGAAGTTTTCTGGGCATCCT GGAGCTGTTCGCTGTATGACTTTTACTGAAGATGGGAAGTACATCCTCTCCTCTGCTGTGGGTGAAAGATATGTAGCAGTATGGAGGATAAGTGGCAGCAAAAAGCAGTCAGCAAGCTGTGTTCTTTCAATGGAGCACCCTGCTGTCTTTCTTGATAGCAGGTGCATTGATAGTGGGGAAGTTGATGATTCAGGTCTATGTGTTTTGGCTATTTCAGAAATTGGCGTCTGTTATCTTTGGTTTGGACAGAACATTGAGGAATTACACAACACCAAGCCCACGAAAGTCTTGTTATCTTTTGAGGACATTCCTTCTATAAGTCACAAGGTTACATTACCTACAATATTTGCTGCAAAATTACAAGGAATTACCGGACCTATGTCTGGGCAGGTCTTTGTTGCTTATGGATCGCTAGTAAAGCCATCATTTCAGAAAATTTTAGTGCATTCTGGCGCAGTTGTAAAGTTAAGTATCTCCAACGATGGGGTTCTTCTACCAATGAGTCAATCTCGTGTCAAATCTAAGAAAGGACTTGATTTACAAAATGGAG TTACTGCATTAGACCGTGCAAATGCGGAGGATGCCTTACTTCCAATTCCAAAAGTTTTTGATTCTAATGAGGAAAAGAAAACCTATAAAGAAACGAGTGTTGGTGCTGATGAGGTAATGGCTGATTTGGGAGATAGCAGGAGTCAAGCTGAGTCTGTGGAGGGGAAAG ATGACATGGTAGATCTAGAAGTTGACACTGAAACATCTTGCCTGGAGGACCGGCTGAGATCATTAGGGATACTGAGTAGTGGAGATGATCTGACATTAGAGTTGACAGTTAATTCTGTTATCAAGGGTATTGATCTTGAAGCTGATATACCACAAAAgaag ATAAGGGCATCTGTTATATCTATGGCACCTAGTGATGCATACAAGTTACTACGAGTCTTGGTGGCCAAGTGGCAATCAAG GACATGCAGTGGAAAGTATGTTCTTCTATggatatatcatatatttttGAATCACGGTCATCATGTTATGTCTCAGGAACCAACAACCCAGATGCTTAACTCCTTATCCAAG attTCCAAATCCAGAGGTGCTGCCATCCAACCTTTATTACAATTATCGGGTCGTTTGCAACTTGTGATGGCACAG ATTGACAAGGCTTCACGGAACAAAACTCAAATTTTGGTGCCTGATGATCAAACCAGTGAAAGTGAGGATGAGGATGAGGATGTTGATGAAATTCTttatggagaagaagatgatgaatcTGAATTAAGCAGTGATGACAATAACTAG